Proteins encoded in a region of the Oncorhynchus keta strain PuntledgeMale-10-30-2019 chromosome 3, Oket_V2, whole genome shotgun sequence genome:
- the LOC118368326 gene encoding 5-hydroxytryptamine receptor 7-like, which yields MRSSLTKDLMKELARTSMTTAEMDLRLLRAHQTTTATLPILSPTENDTTCGMQILSHGNVEKVLIGGVLTVLTLLTICGNLLVVISVCFVKKLKQPSNYLIVSLAVADLSIAVAVMPFVSITDLIGGQWIFGQVFCNVFIAMDVMCCTASIMTLCVISIDRYLGITKPLTYPVRQSGRCMAKIVLSVWLLSASITLPPLFGWAQNVNDDKVCLISQDVGYTIYSTAVAFYIPMSVMLMMYYNIYRAAKVSAAKHTILGFPKVEDECNSVDCVAAAFKLQKEVEECASFSRLLKNDRKNISIFKREQKAAATLGIVVGAFSVCWLPFFLLSTARPFICGPECSCVPLWVERFLLWLGYANSLINPFIYAFFNRDLRTTYRNILLCRYRNINRKLSAASMHEALKLAERPDLVI from the exons ATGAGATCATCTTTGACCAAAGACCTGATGAAGGAACTTGCCAGGACCAGTATGACTACAGCGGAGATGGATCTGCGTCTGCTGAGGGCGCACCAAACAACCACTGCAACTTTGCCAATTCTGAGCCCCACGGAAAATGACACGACATGCGGGATGCAGATTCTCAGCCACGGGAATGTGGAGAAGGTTCTTATCGGAGGAGTTCTCACTGTGCTCACTTTGCTCACCATTTGCGGTAACTTACTTGTGGTGATATCCGTGTGCTTTGTGAAGAAGCTGAAGCAGCCCTCCAATTATCTCATCGTCTCCCTGGCGGTCGCGGACCTGTCTATAGCCGTTGCGGTGATGCCTTTTGTCAGCATCACGGACCTCATCGGGGGACAGTGGATCTTCGGACAGGTGTTCTGCAACGTTTTTATTGCCATGGACGTGATGTGTTGCACTGCATCAATCATGACCCTGTGTGTAATAAGCATAGACAG GTACCTAGGCATAACTAAACCCTTGACCTACCCTGTGCGACAGAGTGGGAGATGCATGGCCAAAATAGTTCTGTCTGTGTGGCTGCTGTCGGCCTCCATTACCCTTCCCCCGTTGTTCGGCTGGGCCCAGAACGTCAACGACGACAAGGTGTGTCTAATCAGCCAGGACGTGGGCTACACTATCTATTCCACCGCCGTCGCGTTCTACATCCCCATGtcggtgatgttgatgatgtacTACAACATCTACCGAGCGGCCAAGGTGAGTGCCGCCAAGCACACCATCCTAGGCTTCCCCAAGGTGGAGGACGAATGTAACAGTGTTGACTGCGTGGCCGCGGCCTTTAAGCTccagaaggaggtagaggagtgcGCCAGTTTCTCTCGTCTGCTGAAGAACGACAGGAAGAACATCTCCATCTTCAAACGGGAACAGAAGGCGGCCGCCACCCTGGGCATCGTGGTGGGGGCCTTCTCCGTCTGTTGGCTGCCCTTCTTCCTTCTGTCCACGGCCAGGCCCTTCATCTGCGGGCCAGAGTGTAGCTGCGTTCCCCTCTGGGTGGAGAGGTTCCTGCTCTGGCTGGGCTACGCCAACTCCCTCATCAACCCCTTCATCTACGCCTTCTTCAACAGGGACCTGAGGACCACCTACCGTAACATCCTACTCTGTAGGTACAGGAACATCAACCGCAAACTCTCCGCCGCCAGCATGCACGAGGCCCTCAAACTGGCTGAGAGACCAGATCTGGTGATCTAG